A window from Deltaproteobacteria bacterium encodes these proteins:
- a CDS encoding peptidyl-prolyl cis-trans isomerase yields the protein MKKYPIRLRRITCLIVLFLCLIGRGGLSAQQVVDQIVAKVNDVVITQSDIAEEMKKSKAGQTEVLNRLINDALLAQEIEKQNIDVTDSQVDQAMQSMAGQNRSTVDELKAELARRGIGESAYKNELREKLKRDEFLKKTIYPRIRVSDYDLEEYYRNHPSEFQGFSKIRFLELLLTPDSAPPGTDLQALAGDIVGQLRRGAPFSSLVQKYSRGAFAGKGGDSGIVDTGEMRPDLLNLLTMLEPNRISDPIPTPSGIFIFKVIDRLDPKPRSFNEVKEWVRNRVIQERIGEEVERYLMEIRARSFVEIKDS from the coding sequence GTGAAAAAATATCCAATCCGCCTGAGGCGGATCACATGCCTGATTGTCCTGTTTCTCTGCCTGATCGGCCGAGGGGGCTTATCCGCCCAGCAGGTTGTCGACCAGATCGTGGCCAAGGTGAACGATGTGGTGATCACCCAGTCCGATATCGCGGAGGAGATGAAAAAATCAAAAGCCGGGCAGACCGAGGTGCTGAACCGTCTGATCAACGATGCCCTGCTTGCACAGGAAATTGAAAAACAGAATATCGATGTGACTGACTCCCAAGTGGATCAGGCCATGCAGTCGATGGCCGGCCAAAACCGTTCGACTGTCGACGAGCTGAAGGCGGAGCTGGCCCGAAGGGGGATTGGGGAGTCCGCGTACAAGAATGAGCTCCGCGAAAAACTCAAGCGCGACGAGTTTTTGAAAAAAACCATTTATCCCCGCATTCGCGTCAGCGACTACGACCTGGAGGAGTACTACCGGAACCATCCGTCCGAGTTTCAGGGTTTTTCCAAAATCCGTTTTCTGGAACTTCTTCTCACCCCCGACTCCGCCCCGCCGGGAACCGATTTGCAGGCGTTGGCCGGTGATATTGTCGGGCAGTTGCGCCGCGGCGCCCCCTTTTCCTCCCTGGTTCAAAAATATTCCCGCGGCGCCTTTGCCGGCAAAGGGGGGGACTCCGGCATTGTCGATACGGGCGAAATGCGCCCCGATCTGCTGAATCTTCTCACCATGCTGGAACCAAACAGGATTTCCGACCCCATCCCGACGCCCAGCGGCATTTTTATCTTCAAGGTGATTGATCGCCTCGACCCCAAACCGCGCTCCTTCAACGAGGTGAAGGAGTGGGTGCGCAACCGGGTGATTCAGGAACGGATCGGCGAGGAGGTGGAGCGCTACCTGATGGAAATCCGCGCCCGGT